Proteins encoded in a region of the Devosia sp. RR2S18 genome:
- a CDS encoding DNA-3-methyladenine glycosylase I, translating into MSAEMIRCRWAGDDPLYCHYHDHEWGRPVANDRRLYEKICLEGFQAGLSWITILRKRERFRELFHDFDVERVAAMTETDIERLLADPGIIRHRGKIAAAINNAQHTIAVQQEFGSFAAYIWRFEPSVDHRADDFRWETLRQITQSDASRALSKDLRKRGFAFVGPTTCYAFMQAMGMVNDHVEDCFCRNEVETLRAAFVRPT; encoded by the coding sequence ATGTCTGCCGAAATGATCCGCTGCCGCTGGGCCGGTGATGATCCGCTCTACTGCCACTATCATGATCATGAGTGGGGCAGGCCGGTCGCAAACGACCGGAGACTGTACGAGAAAATCTGCCTCGAAGGGTTCCAGGCGGGGCTCTCCTGGATCACCATCTTGCGAAAGCGGGAGCGCTTCCGGGAACTCTTCCATGATTTCGACGTCGAGCGCGTCGCTGCCATGACAGAGACCGACATAGAGCGTCTGCTCGCCGACCCTGGCATTATTCGCCACCGCGGGAAGATCGCTGCCGCGATCAACAATGCTCAGCACACGATCGCGGTGCAGCAGGAATTCGGCTCCTTTGCCGCCTATATCTGGCGGTTTGAACCTTCGGTGGATCACCGTGCAGATGATTTCCGCTGGGAAACTTTGCGCCAAATCACTCAATCAGATGCGTCGCGGGCCCTCTCCAAGGATTTGCGCAAGCGGGGCTTCGCCTTTGTAGGGCCAACGACCTGCTATGCCTTTATGCAGGCCATGGGCATGGTCAACGACCACGTTGAAGACTGCTTCTGCCGCAATGAAGTCGAAACCCTGCGCGCTGCGTTCGTCCGCCCCACATGA
- a CDS encoding TadE/TadG family type IV pilus assembly protein produces MHRFTDLLLRFGRDERGVFAVVFSVMAIVLIALGGAVVDYVRLEQTRNRAQVALDAAALALQPEIFKKPLHEADIKAKAQALIQDRVGSEGLGGDEITSSVEIARADVVNGSLYLEGKINVPTAFVRLVGVNNLGATFFAEATRKMLNLEVAMVLDNSGSMQQNNRMAYLKTAATCATNILFFDDAVDEDTCEPLVGAASSDKVKIGIIPFTTMVNIGTQFANASWLDWSGQSSIAKLNFDNDDYDGNNFDGLVDRKALFTKTNTAWRGCVEARLAPNDTTDEPAVNSSAKFVPFFVPDGHYGTSSSYISDTGGTCAIDKCTKTVEYGWGGNTTNHKRQVGNVTTNFGAASLYRLRLDASFSHF; encoded by the coding sequence ATGCACCGCTTCACCGACCTCCTGTTGCGCTTCGGCCGGGACGAACGTGGCGTCTTTGCCGTGGTCTTCAGCGTCATGGCGATCGTGCTCATCGCTCTCGGCGGTGCAGTCGTGGATTATGTTCGGCTTGAGCAGACGCGGAATAGAGCTCAGGTCGCTCTCGACGCTGCGGCTTTGGCCCTGCAGCCAGAGATATTCAAGAAACCGCTGCATGAGGCGGACATAAAGGCCAAAGCGCAAGCCTTGATCCAGGATCGCGTCGGCTCAGAAGGGTTAGGTGGAGACGAAATCACGAGCTCCGTCGAGATTGCCCGCGCCGACGTCGTCAATGGTTCACTCTACCTAGAGGGCAAAATAAACGTGCCAACCGCATTCGTTCGCCTCGTTGGGGTGAATAATCTGGGAGCAACCTTTTTTGCGGAGGCGACTCGGAAGATGTTGAACCTTGAAGTCGCAATGGTTCTCGATAATTCGGGTTCAATGCAACAGAACAACCGCATGGCGTACTTAAAAACGGCCGCGACTTGCGCCACGAATATACTCTTCTTCGACGATGCGGTGGATGAAGATACTTGCGAACCCCTTGTCGGCGCTGCTAGCTCCGACAAGGTAAAGATCGGGATCATCCCGTTCACGACTATGGTCAATATTGGCACTCAGTTTGCAAACGCAAGCTGGCTGGACTGGAGTGGGCAGTCAAGCATCGCCAAGCTGAACTTCGACAATGACGACTACGACGGGAACAACTTCGACGGTTTGGTAGACCGGAAGGCACTATTCACGAAGACCAACACCGCCTGGCGGGGCTGCGTTGAAGCTCGCCTCGCGCCGAACGATACTACGGATGAACCCGCAGTCAACTCCAGCGCCAAATTCGTGCCGTTCTTTGTCCCAGATGGCCATTACGGCACCTCTAGTAGTTACATTTCAGATACTGGCGGAACTTGCGCGATAGATAAATGCACAAAGACCGTTGAATATGGCTGGGGCGGCAATACCACAAACCACAAGCGTCAGGTTGGAAATGTTACGACCAATTTCGGAGCGGCCAGTTTGTATCGGCTCCGACTGGACGCTAGTTTCTCGCACTTCTAG
- a CDS encoding ABC transporter permease, whose amino-acid sequence MILYSFRRLVGFAATLLVAAAVIFILLDLLPGDPARFILGINASAEAVANLRLQLGLDAPAHERFWGWLAGMFTGDFGVSYTQRAPVGTLIWDRLGVTVPLTAIAMIISAAVGLPAGIMAARRRGKAPDTITMVVAQLGIAVPNFWFGMLLTLLFAVTLRWLPPGGFTPWHEDVWAALRSLALPGLALGLPQAGILARVMRTALVDVTGQDFIRTARAKGLTKGEAVWRHGVRNALLPVLTILGLQFAFLIAGTIIVENVFYLPGLGRLIFTAISERDLVLVRGATIILVLAVTATMLVTDIAYALIDPRLREGSVR is encoded by the coding sequence ATGATACTCTACTCTTTCCGACGGCTCGTCGGCTTCGCCGCAACCTTGCTGGTCGCGGCGGCTGTCATCTTTATTCTTCTGGACCTCCTGCCGGGTGACCCAGCCCGTTTCATTCTGGGCATCAATGCAAGTGCCGAAGCCGTCGCGAACCTCCGTCTTCAGTTGGGGCTCGATGCGCCGGCGCATGAGCGCTTCTGGGGATGGCTAGCCGGCATGTTTACCGGCGATTTTGGGGTGTCCTATACGCAGCGGGCTCCCGTAGGCACCCTCATCTGGGATCGTCTCGGCGTCACCGTGCCGCTGACCGCGATTGCGATGATCATTTCCGCGGCTGTCGGGCTACCCGCTGGGATCATGGCGGCGCGGCGCCGTGGGAAAGCACCCGATACGATCACCATGGTTGTGGCGCAGCTTGGCATTGCAGTCCCAAATTTCTGGTTTGGAATGCTCCTCACGCTGCTGTTCGCCGTGACGCTGCGTTGGCTTCCCCCAGGCGGGTTCACGCCCTGGCATGAAGATGTCTGGGCAGCGCTCCGGAGCCTGGCACTCCCCGGACTAGCCTTAGGTCTGCCGCAAGCCGGTATTCTTGCCCGTGTCATGCGCACGGCCCTGGTGGACGTGACCGGACAGGACTTCATCCGCACCGCCCGTGCCAAAGGACTTACTAAGGGAGAAGCGGTGTGGCGCCACGGCGTGCGGAACGCATTGCTGCCAGTGCTGACCATATTGGGCCTGCAGTTCGCCTTTTTGATAGCCGGTACGATCATCGTCGAAAACGTCTTCTATCTGCCGGGTCTGGGAAGGCTGATCTTCACTGCGATATCTGAACGCGACCTGGTTTTGGTACGTGGGGCTACCATCATCCTGGTGTTGGCGGTTACTGCAACTATGCTCGTCACCGACATCGCCTATGCGTTAATCGACCCTCGGCTGCGGGAAGGTTCGGTCAGATGA
- a CDS encoding ABC transporter substrate-binding protein: MAKTTQLFGLILSLGLALTSAALAQPSEIRIGVALEPPMLDPTAGAAEAIDVVTYQNIFEGLVRIDQDGAVQPGLAQDWTISEDGLTYTFELASDVTFHDGSTFDAEDVKFTFDRILASDSINAQKALYEPIEAVEVIDPQTVEFTLSRPDGLFLFNLGRGDAVIVAPESAENNAAEPIGTGPFAFIQWDRGSRVVLERYEPYWGELPALTKASFVFIGDTATLTNALLAGDIDGTNNFAAEALPIFEANPQFKVLVGTTEGETVLATNNAREPFNDVRVRQAIAHAIDREEIIEGATYGYGEPIGSHFAPHHPYYVDLTETYPHDPDAARRLLTEAGYPEGFIATLKLPPVAYAGLSGQIIASQLAEVGIRLELVNMEWAQWLEDVFTNKDYDFTIVAHVEPFDIGIYADPDYYFGYDNPEFQALVEELNATTDEELRRELAVEAQTILAEDAVNGYLFELAQTGVWNAKLEGMWQNAPIEGVVLRDIRWVE, translated from the coding sequence ATGGCAAAGACAACCCAGTTGTTCGGTTTGATTTTGAGCTTGGGACTAGCGCTCACTAGCGCTGCCTTGGCTCAGCCGAGCGAGATACGCATTGGCGTGGCGCTGGAGCCGCCAATGCTCGACCCCACCGCTGGGGCGGCGGAGGCCATCGACGTCGTCACCTACCAGAACATCTTTGAGGGTTTGGTCCGTATCGACCAGGATGGCGCCGTGCAGCCCGGCCTGGCGCAGGACTGGACCATCTCCGAGGATGGGCTGACCTACACATTCGAGCTCGCATCTGACGTCACATTTCATGACGGCTCAACCTTCGACGCAGAAGACGTCAAGTTCACGTTCGACAGGATCTTGGCGTCTGACAGTATCAATGCGCAGAAGGCTCTGTATGAGCCCATCGAGGCAGTTGAGGTCATTGACCCGCAGACCGTTGAATTCACCCTCAGCCGCCCGGATGGGTTATTCCTCTTCAATCTGGGGCGCGGCGACGCTGTCATTGTTGCCCCAGAGAGCGCTGAGAACAACGCTGCTGAACCAATTGGAACGGGTCCTTTCGCCTTTATCCAGTGGGACCGCGGTAGCCGCGTCGTCCTTGAGCGCTACGAGCCCTATTGGGGCGAGTTGCCTGCCTTGACCAAGGCATCCTTCGTATTCATTGGCGACACTGCCACGCTGACCAACGCCCTGCTGGCTGGCGATATCGACGGCACCAACAATTTCGCTGCCGAAGCTTTGCCGATCTTTGAAGCCAACCCCCAGTTCAAGGTTCTGGTGGGCACTACAGAGGGCGAGACGGTTTTGGCGACCAACAACGCACGGGAGCCGTTCAATGACGTCAGAGTGCGCCAGGCGATCGCGCACGCGATCGATCGCGAAGAGATCATCGAAGGCGCCACTTATGGCTATGGCGAGCCGATCGGCAGCCATTTCGCGCCGCACCATCCGTACTATGTCGATCTGACCGAAACCTATCCTCATGATCCCGACGCAGCACGGCGGCTGCTGACGGAGGCAGGTTACCCCGAAGGTTTCATCGCAACCTTGAAACTGCCGCCAGTAGCTTATGCGGGCCTGTCAGGGCAGATTATTGCCAGCCAGCTTGCAGAAGTCGGCATCCGCCTCGAACTCGTCAACATGGAATGGGCGCAGTGGCTCGAGGACGTCTTCACCAACAAGGACTACGACTTCACCATCGTCGCGCATGTGGAGCCGTTCGACATTGGCATCTATGCCGATCCTGACTACTACTTCGGCTACGACAATCCAGAGTTCCAGGCGCTGGTCGAAGAGCTTAATGCCACAACAGACGAAGAACTGCGTCGAGAACTGGCTGTCGAAGCGCAAACCATCCTGGCAGAAGATGCAGTCAACGGCTACTTGTTCGAACTGGCTCAGACGGGCGTCTGGAATGCCAAGCTGGAAGGCATGTGGCAGAATGCGCCGATCGAAGGCGTGGTGTTGCGGGACATTCGCTGGGTCGAGTAA
- a CDS encoding ATP phosphoribosyltransferase regulatory subunit yields the protein MSSPALRRAQLEALVEAQGACRATPPLLLPANPYFDLAGEEFGRRLLLTSDSTGGEYCLRPDFTLPIVTDYIANGVGQPAAFSYLGPIFRQREDGAAEFDQAGIELLAQPDGDVALDQVLTFARAALSHYGVVPQILLGGVGLFEAVLAQAEMPDPWRPRIRHRFGHVEALKRLLARLETAPDLPRASQPSRDALVTDVTEQMVAAGLSLSEGRTPEEIADRFLEQQALDAEHVPPATLQLLRDYLSISGPVLEALRRIEALAEKYQLMLGAPIRTLRRHLDGLGEARVTFDASFSPRLDYYTGIVFEMRGQGGTILVSGGQYDRLLERLGATAPIAASGCALWVDRLEAEWPK from the coding sequence ATGAGTTCTCCTGCCCTCCGCCGCGCGCAGCTGGAAGCGCTGGTCGAGGCGCAGGGCGCCTGCCGGGCGACACCACCGCTCCTCTTGCCGGCCAACCCCTACTTTGACCTTGCGGGCGAGGAGTTCGGTCGCCGTCTACTACTGACCAGCGATAGCACGGGCGGCGAGTACTGCCTGCGCCCCGACTTTACGCTCCCGATCGTCACCGATTATATCGCCAATGGCGTCGGCCAGCCCGCTGCGTTCTCCTATCTCGGCCCGATATTCCGGCAGCGCGAGGATGGAGCGGCCGAATTCGACCAGGCCGGTATCGAACTCCTAGCACAGCCTGACGGCGATGTGGCGCTGGACCAGGTGCTGACTTTCGCGCGCGCTGCCCTGTCCCATTACGGCGTCGTGCCGCAGATCCTACTGGGCGGCGTGGGTCTCTTTGAAGCCGTTCTAGCGCAGGCCGAAATGCCAGACCCGTGGCGGCCCCGTATTCGCCACCGTTTCGGTCATGTCGAAGCGCTCAAGCGCCTGCTCGCACGCCTCGAAACTGCTCCCGATCTTCCACGCGCCAGTCAGCCGAGCCGCGATGCGCTTGTGACCGACGTCACCGAACAGATGGTGGCGGCCGGGCTGAGCCTTTCAGAAGGCCGCACGCCGGAAGAGATCGCCGATCGCTTTCTTGAGCAACAAGCGCTGGACGCCGAGCACGTGCCGCCGGCGACGCTGCAATTGCTGCGAGACTATCTTTCGATCTCAGGGCCTGTCCTCGAGGCGTTGCGACGCATCGAGGCGCTTGCCGAGAAATACCAACTGATGCTGGGTGCGCCTATTCGCACGCTCCGTCGGCATCTGGACGGCCTCGGGGAAGCGCGGGTCACCTTCGACGCCAGCTTCTCGCCACGGCTCGACTACTACACCGGCATCGTCTTTGAAATGCGGGGGCAGGGCGGCACCATTCTCGTTTCGGGTGGGCAGTATGATCGCCTTCTGGAGCGGCTCGGCGCTACAGCTCCAATAGCGGCGTCCGGCTGTGCGCTCTGGGTTGACCGACTGGAAGCGGAGTGGCCCAAATGA
- a CDS encoding sensor histidine kinase encodes MNADWTTSPSARRVLQHADDTRPAWLWSSDGQRLIWHNGAAELFLAKIKKFGLKRAPMAEPIKGQIARNIRLGSPGRTSLARIQFLAGEKPASTTCATTPLVLTDEQIALLIVGVDPIAAEILEAAGDEAVPAPEQWSEEIAAPGLPSYGDFESHAYERELESWREADGQESLATEQLTGAEPPTNDADDEIPVGPEPSVDIGPAATQPKPTPIEPQPEAPRAEVGGASRLSQLVERLAAGDAFYGPLTQSEDEVATAGTEAQDVASPAEEPELPAPPESAQLYKVIGRGFLPDTVAETKPAAATPEEEPDGKNSPLEVGGIEATEPERSSNELTTAGADTETVERVSRYNFDELSRILTDRVGNVAQPSHAIAEAQRAGSLVNLGGETLVLNRLPLGILVFRDQQVLFANRAITEMVGYDSVENLRQAGLAAVFPAAGPEGQEAGPVNHLVQRDGTLVPVTARLQSISWQGRPALMLSASTTEVRTSHEAAVRAFAQALATVRGDGFFETTRSGVVSAVSPEASSLLASTLAEGKPLSGAIASDDLPALREFLERPARFAETARPALTVRSAEGKAELYVFAQGQAGVTTGYFGLVRAQQPSQLRLAGSTEADPALLARISRGVRRPLNTIIGFSDLIRSKASSALENERYASYADDITTAGLEIAALVDELDDYARLRDGRYLPQRVSVELTALLESCVLRIRPQANTARVIVRNAISETLPRITADRASLAQAVLNLLASAIDQTPTGGAVVISAQRQDDGGIAIHVRDSSSSAVDMAERFVVFRDGVDRNGRAIVPVRSSVGLSLTRALLAVNTFSLSVNPAGAQGMLFTLVIPSDLVESEAQPGVAE; translated from the coding sequence ATGAATGCCGACTGGACCACATCGCCGAGCGCCCGCCGCGTGTTGCAGCACGCCGACGATACGCGGCCGGCTTGGCTCTGGTCGAGTGACGGACAGCGGCTGATTTGGCACAATGGCGCCGCCGAGCTGTTTCTGGCCAAGATCAAGAAGTTCGGTCTCAAGCGCGCGCCAATGGCCGAGCCTATCAAGGGACAAATCGCCCGAAACATTCGCCTCGGCTCACCGGGGCGCACGAGCCTGGCGCGAATTCAATTTCTCGCAGGCGAAAAGCCTGCTTCCACGACCTGTGCCACAACGCCCCTCGTCTTGACGGACGAGCAGATCGCTCTGCTGATTGTTGGCGTGGACCCCATTGCTGCTGAGATTTTGGAGGCGGCGGGCGATGAAGCGGTGCCAGCGCCAGAGCAGTGGAGCGAAGAAATTGCGGCGCCTGGCCTTCCTAGCTATGGCGATTTCGAGTCTCACGCCTATGAACGGGAACTGGAAAGCTGGAGAGAGGCAGACGGGCAAGAGAGTCTTGCCACCGAACAACTCACTGGTGCCGAGCCGCCGACTAATGATGCGGATGATGAAATACCGGTAGGACCGGAACCGAGTGTCGACATCGGGCCAGCCGCGACACAGCCTAAACCGACACCCATAGAACCACAGCCCGAAGCGCCGCGCGCAGAAGTCGGAGGGGCTAGCCGGCTGAGCCAGTTGGTCGAGCGCCTGGCGGCAGGAGATGCATTCTATGGTCCGCTGACGCAATCAGAGGATGAAGTTGCGACAGCAGGAACGGAAGCTCAGGACGTAGCCTCGCCGGCAGAAGAACCAGAGCTTCCCGCACCCCCGGAAAGCGCTCAGCTCTACAAGGTGATTGGTCGCGGCTTCCTTCCTGATACCGTTGCGGAGACAAAACCGGCTGCCGCAACGCCTGAAGAGGAGCCGGATGGCAAGAACTCGCCACTCGAGGTAGGTGGAATAGAAGCGACAGAGCCCGAGCGGTCTTCAAACGAGCTGACCACCGCTGGTGCGGATACTGAGACGGTCGAACGCGTCTCGCGCTACAATTTCGACGAGCTCTCGCGCATACTGACGGACCGCGTGGGCAATGTCGCCCAGCCCTCCCACGCCATTGCCGAAGCGCAGCGGGCGGGGTCATTGGTCAATTTGGGCGGTGAGACTCTGGTGCTGAACAGGCTGCCCCTGGGCATCCTGGTCTTCCGAGACCAGCAGGTCTTATTTGCCAATCGAGCGATCACCGAGATGGTTGGCTACGACTCGGTCGAGAACCTACGTCAAGCAGGACTGGCGGCGGTGTTTCCAGCGGCCGGTCCAGAGGGCCAGGAGGCAGGTCCGGTTAATCACCTGGTGCAACGAGATGGTACGCTGGTTCCGGTGACGGCAAGGCTGCAATCCATCTCCTGGCAGGGGCGCCCCGCCCTTATGCTGTCGGCCAGCACGACCGAAGTTCGCACAAGCCACGAGGCTGCAGTGCGCGCGTTCGCGCAGGCACTCGCGACCGTTCGCGGCGACGGTTTCTTCGAGACGACGCGGTCGGGCGTGGTTAGCGCAGTTTCTCCCGAGGCATCGAGCCTCTTGGCGAGTACATTGGCGGAAGGTAAGCCGCTGTCTGGGGCCATCGCCAGCGACGACCTGCCCGCCTTACGGGAATTCCTGGAGCGCCCGGCTCGTTTTGCAGAAACCGCCCGGCCCGCGCTAACCGTTCGGTCGGCGGAAGGCAAGGCTGAACTGTATGTGTTTGCCCAAGGACAAGCTGGTGTGACCACCGGCTATTTCGGTCTGGTTCGTGCGCAGCAGCCTTCCCAGCTACGCCTTGCTGGTTCGACCGAAGCGGATCCTGCGCTGTTGGCGCGAATCAGCCGCGGCGTCCGCCGGCCACTCAACACCATTATAGGATTTTCCGATCTTATCCGGTCCAAGGCGTCCAGCGCGCTGGAGAACGAACGCTACGCCAGCTATGCCGATGATATCACCACGGCAGGCCTCGAGATCGCAGCACTCGTTGATGAACTTGATGACTATGCGCGGCTGCGCGATGGTCGCTACCTACCCCAGCGCGTCAGCGTCGAACTGACAGCGCTTCTGGAAAGCTGCGTATTGCGCATCCGGCCCCAGGCCAACACTGCCCGGGTGATCGTCCGCAACGCCATCTCGGAGACGCTGCCCCGGATCACCGCTGATCGTGCTTCGCTCGCCCAGGCCGTGCTGAACCTGCTTGCCAGCGCCATCGACCAAACCCCGACAGGCGGTGCAGTGGTCATTTCCGCCCAGCGCCAGGACGACGGTGGCATAGCCATTCATGTGCGTGACAGCTCTTCCAGTGCTGTGGATATGGCTGAGCGGTTCGTCGTGTTCCGCGATGGTGTGGACCGCAACGGGCGCGCGATCGTACCAGTCCGCTCAAGTGTCGGCCTGTCACTGACGCGCGCCCTATTGGCGGTCAACACCTTTTCACTATCGGTGAACCCAGCCGGCGCTCAGGGCATGCTGTTCACTCTGGTGATCCCGTCCGACCTAGTAGAATCCGAAGCTCAGCCAGGCGTGGCAGAATAG
- the hisS gene encoding histidine--tRNA ligase: protein MTEKTKLIVPRLPRGFEDRDASEIAAVGAMIDKIKTVYYRYGFDPVETPLFEFTETLGKFLPDTDRPNAGVFSLQDDDEQWMSLRYDLTAPLARYFAENFEVLPKPYRSYRQGYVFRNEKPGPGRFRQFMQFDADTVGAPGPEADAEMCMMMADVMEALGLTGQYIVRVNNRKVLDGVLATAGVTSDEQKLTVLRAIDKLDKFGVEGVRLLLGAGRKDESGDFTKGAGLSDGQIEPLLAYIESGVPAAGVQKGSNEHVIATINTLAGLIGGSETGLAGVQELATIFGLVSAAGFGGRVVLDPSVVRGLEYYTGPVFEIELTFTITNEKGQPVVFGSVGGGGRYDGLVSRFRREPVPATGFSIGVSRLVNALKLTGNLGASAPIGPVVVLVMDKDHTARYQAMVSELRQAGIRAEMFLGSTKNFGKQVAYADKRNAPAVIIEGSQEREQGILQVKDLVAGKQAAAEITDNAEWKAARPGQFEIKREELVAAIQKLLSEQ from the coding sequence ATGACCGAAAAGACCAAGCTGATCGTGCCGCGTTTGCCGCGTGGCTTTGAAGATCGGGACGCCAGCGAGATCGCTGCCGTGGGCGCCATGATCGACAAGATCAAGACGGTCTATTATCGCTATGGGTTCGATCCGGTGGAAACGCCGCTATTCGAGTTCACAGAAACGCTCGGCAAGTTCCTGCCCGACACCGACCGGCCCAATGCCGGGGTCTTCTCCCTGCAGGATGACGATGAGCAGTGGATGAGCTTGCGCTACGATCTGACTGCGCCGCTTGCCCGCTATTTCGCCGAGAACTTCGAAGTTCTGCCCAAGCCCTATCGCTCCTATCGACAGGGCTACGTCTTCCGCAATGAGAAGCCTGGCCCCGGGCGCTTCCGTCAGTTCATGCAATTCGATGCTGACACCGTCGGTGCGCCCGGTCCGGAAGCCGACGCCGAAATGTGCATGATGATGGCCGACGTCATGGAGGCGCTCGGTCTTACCGGCCAGTATATTGTTCGCGTCAACAACCGCAAAGTGCTCGACGGCGTGCTGGCCACGGCGGGCGTCACGTCGGACGAGCAGAAGCTGACCGTGCTGCGGGCCATCGACAAGCTCGACAAGTTTGGTGTTGAGGGCGTGAGGCTGCTTCTTGGCGCTGGACGCAAGGACGAGAGCGGCGACTTCACCAAGGGTGCGGGTCTGTCGGACGGGCAGATTGAGCCACTGCTAGCCTATATCGAAAGCGGGGTGCCTGCCGCGGGCGTGCAAAAGGGCAGCAATGAACACGTCATTGCCACCATCAACACTCTCGCCGGGCTGATCGGCGGCTCCGAAACGGGGCTGGCGGGCGTTCAGGAACTCGCCACTATTTTCGGGCTGGTTAGCGCGGCAGGCTTTGGTGGTCGGGTAGTCCTCGATCCTTCCGTGGTCCGCGGCCTCGAATACTACACAGGTCCCGTCTTCGAGATCGAACTGACCTTCACCATCACCAATGAAAAGGGACAGCCGGTCGTCTTCGGCTCGGTTGGCGGCGGTGGCCGTTATGACGGCCTCGTCTCCCGGTTCCGGCGCGAACCAGTTCCCGCGACCGGCTTCTCCATCGGCGTATCGCGCCTCGTCAATGCGCTTAAGCTTACCGGCAATTTGGGCGCAAGTGCTCCCATCGGGCCCGTGGTAGTCCTTGTTATGGATAAGGACCATACCGCGCGCTACCAGGCCATGGTTTCCGAATTGCGGCAGGCCGGCATCCGTGCCGAGATGTTCCTTGGATCCACCAAGAATTTCGGCAAGCAGGTTGCCTATGCCGACAAACGCAATGCCCCCGCAGTCATCATCGAAGGCAGCCAAGAGCGCGAGCAGGGCATCCTTCAGGTAAAGGACCTCGTTGCGGGCAAACAAGCTGCTGCCGAGATCACGGACAATGCCGAGTGGAAGGCCGCGCGCCCAGGGCAGTTCGAGATCAAGCGCGAAGAGCTTGTTGCTGCCATCCAAAAGCTGTTGAGCGAGCAATGA